AAAGCCAGATCTCCATCCTTCTTCTTGTAGCTGGAAAACAATTTCAGTCGGTAAATTTAAAAACCAATCTTTAGGAATGGCTGTCGGTGGATTAAATCTGATACATATATTACAAATGAATGTGccttttaatataaatttaccTCAAAGTGTACTGTTCAGTTTTAATGCAATTCCTATTGTAAGTTAAAGAGTGTGATAAAGATGCCTTGATTTATTGATGCcaaagggcaaaaaaaaaaagaaaaaaaagttttattggAAAGATAAAAGATGTTTTATGGTTTTAAAAAGatgttaaaatgtgttttattaaggccataaaatattgaaattatattGAACAAGGACACTTGTGCTTTTCTATTACTACTTTATTAAAGATGTTGATCTCATTAATTTGATTTCTTTAATTTAAAGAGTTAACTTTGACAGTCTTcactttattcaaatattcaataataatattaacaaaaataaacaatgataagttgtaaattgtaaattacataaatataaatgtgagaaataaattttataaatatattatattaaattatattaaaataagaaCGATGACCAatttataatacatatataatataacaaatatcaaaaataatataatcatTATACAATTAATAaccatataaaatgtttaagaaatataaatattagttgtcattattattaaaacatttaattaaaattacaataaaaatataatattaaaaaacaagtgataaaacactattttatatatatatatatatatatatatatatatatatatatatatatatatatatatatatatatatatatatatatatatatatatgagcaataaaaaccttaaacaattattaatataaaaaaataagtgggttacataaatataaattataatatacagtacagtccaaaagtttggaaccactaagatttttaatgtttttaaaagaagtttcgtctgctcaccaaggctacatttatttaattaaaaatacagtaaaaaacagtaatattgtgaaatattattacaatttaaaataactgtgtactatttaaatatatttgacaaagtaatttattcctatgatgcaaagctgaattttcagcatcgttactccagtcttcagtgtcacatgatccttcagaaatcattctaatatgctgatttgctgctcaagaaacatttatgattattttcaatgttgaaaacagttgtgtactttttttttcaggattccttgatgaatagaaagttcaaaagaacagcatttatctgaaatacaaagcttctgtagcattatacactaccgttcaaaagtttggggtcagtaagaatttttatttttattcttttgaaaagaaattaaagaaatgaatacttttattcagcaaggatgcattaaatcaatcaaaagtggcagtaaagacatttataatgttacaaaagattagatttcagataaacactgttcttttgaactttctattcatcaaataatcctgaaaaaaaatattgtacacaaatattttgtacaattgtacacattaaatgtttcttgagcagcaaatcagcatattagaatgacttctgaaggatcatgtgacactgaagactggagtaatgatgctgaaaattcagctttgcatcacaggaataaattactttgtgaaatatattcaaatagaaaacagttattttaaattgtaataataattcacaatattactgtttttactgtatttttaattaaataaatgtagctttggtgagcagacgaaacttcttttaaaaacattaaaaatcttagtggttccaaacttttggactgtactgtacatcaaAAATAATAGCATACtataaacaatattatataatataaaatgtttaaggaATATATTagtcattattattaatgtaattaaatacaatttataaatcaaaataaaaaattgagttATAAAACGTAGATTATATAACTAATATAAATGTATGCAATAATAAAACCttaaacaattattaatataaaaaataagtgggttacataaatataaattataatatacatatacatcaaaataatataatataaactatattacataaaataaaatgtttaaggaatataaataatattagttCTCGTTATTAttagtttaaataaaatatcaaaataaacaatgaGTTATATAATCTGTTTTATAACTAATATAACTAATTTATGtgagtaataaaaaaataagagcaATGGCTTATAAAAatagttataaaaataaattatatcttagatataaatatgcaaaatgccatattatataacaataataaaaatgtaaaactcataacaaaaatataaatagtCATTAATATTACTAACTATATAACTtagttatattaactaaataatataactaatttaattaaatacaatatgAACATAATTACACTAATATGAATAATGTGGGCTGGGTTTCACATCGTTTCTACGAGTctgtcagtgaataaaacttaaactgctttacaaataattttctgttttcctgtcatttgttcaaatgaaaacatttcataTAACGTTACTGGGATTCCCCACATAAATACCGTAAAGAAGTGCGGATAAAGCGAGTGAAATCAGCGTGACAAATGTAGGTTCGTATCGTGACGTGAGTCTCTCTTGTGGTTTAGAGCAGTCGACCGCAATCGGGCACATAGAAACAGACTCTTCCTGTTTGAATGTGTTCATTAGCAACGAGATCAACCAAAGACAACATGCAAACCGCAAACACACGTGTGCAGCTAATCGCACAAAACTCCTGAGATGATGTACTTCTGGTGGCATTATCCAAAGCAGCAGATGGAGCCGGATTTAAGTCAGGACTTCAGTTAAAGACCACCACTGATTTAAAGCCTTATGGGTAATTAAAGAGGGGGGGATGATGACTCGATTCATATCACAAGACcagttaaaagatgtttttgaGCAATACTTACTTCCGGGTGACTTCCTCGAGATCAGAGTTGGCTTTTCCCAGATCAATCTGAAGTCTGGCTCTCTCGCGAGCGGTTTCGTCAAGAACGCGCCGGGCGTCAGCGAGCTCGGCCTCGTAAAGAGCCTTAATCCCAGACACCTAAACCAAAAAGAGCAGATTTATGAGCATCGAACATGTCTGACAGATGCAGATTAAAATAAAGCGCAACTCAATGGAGTTAGGATGCTATAGGTCTCAAATTAAAACCATAAGCAGCTATTATTAGTCAATTTATATTGGAAGTAATGAGATAATGTCGAAATGTTTTTATAGGATTGTGCATGAGATTCAAGCTATTCAGGATTCTCAAATTATTAAGGGTTAGATTAGACAAAATTGAATATTAAAAAGCATTTTGTTTGCATACAATGGAAGTAAATGGTGCCtcacaacattcttcaaaatatcttcttttgcgtTCAGCTGAACCAATACATTTATACACGATCTGAACAACATTAGGGcgattaaatgatgacagaactgtcCTTTTAAAGCAAAAAGATGCTATTATTTGTCTATAAATCCAGTTTATGTTGAGCATGTGTTTCTATAGGATCATGCATGATCTCAAACCATTTCTTTTGGCATTTTTGATATATGAGGGGTGCAGTTTGATGTGGTAACCATTCAAAAACAAAGGGAGCAGATGGTGGAGATCAGATTCAAATTTGAAAAGAGCATTTGGCCACTCCCAAAAAGTTTGAGGAAAACGCCCAAACACTCCAGGACAAACATTTACAGACCAGAAATCACTCTTACACAAGTTTTACATAAGTTTAAAACACATAAATGCATCACTAAGAGACTTGCACGTgcataaataaagtaaattatacaaatttgaAGCCATGGGGGACACAATTTACCGGCCACTCCCTGAATGCATCTGAATTTGCCTTTACATGCAATGCGTTTTATGTATAGATGTGCAAATATATGCATTTGAATAGGCAAAACACTATGTTCAGTGCACAGGCTTGATTGTGTAAAAATGCACGACTTCCTCGCGCGacttttcaaatgttttgtcGCGATGTACTGTTGATCTTAAGAGAGACTTTGAAAGTTTTAAAGCTCAAGGGCATAAAACGCATGTAAGGTTAAGTAGAAATCGGATTCACCACATAAAGTGGAGATAAAAAGACCAAACACAACATTATGCACGTGAAACTGACATGAGCGAACTGATTTATTGATCGTAAAAGCAACACAAAGGAACGGCTCTGCACCTCTCTGGTCGTGACTTCCTCTTTCTCGGACACTTTGACGAGCAGCCGGTCGTTCTCGAGCTCGAGCGACCGCACGCGATCGATGTACACGGCCAGGCGGTCGTTGAGCGCGCGCAGCTCCTCTTTCTCCTGCAGGCGCGAGATCCTCGTGGGGCTCAGCGGCGTTTGGGCGGCTGATGTGCGGCCGGACTCGCGGCTCGGGGTTGCGGTCGCCATATCGCTTCACGCTACAGACCCACTTTACCTCAAATAAACACTCCTTAGAGTTCCACTTCGGTCCGGTGTGAGCAGCGGCCTCTGAGTCGCACTTGGAACGGTTTTCCGGTGGCGTTTGGAAGTTTTTGTTGGTGGAGTTTTTGAATGAAACTGTGTTTGTAGTCCGAGTGCTGGTTGGCTGTCTTTGAAACGGAGGTGTGAAAAGAAAATGGCCGCCGCTAACGTAAAACCGCGCCAAAATTCAGTCGAAATGCTCATGGGATTTGTAGTCCAAATCTGACAAAAGCCCCGAAAACGACGGGAAATACtttgaaatacttttttttttcttttttctttttctttttttaaaagcgAATTAGTGTCTTTCCCGTTtactgttttgtgtgtgtgtgtttttttttgttttttaatattccGGTTTTGGTTTTCTCcatattttttgtttgataaaaataaaatacctttaaacaatttaaattaatatttattattattattattattattattattattattattatgttgccaaaaatatacagaatgaaaaatactagtaatttatagtaaatactatagtgtttttgaaccatactgtAATAAATTGTTGTATACTGAAAAACGatctattattttaatatgatttttgtGAATTAGTGTATTTCCCTTTTGCTGtcgtgtgtgtttttgttttgttttttaatattttttaatattttgctttTGGTTTTCtccatatttttgaaaaaatgctaaaaaagaGAGCGAATTTGATTCGAAAACAcactaaaatagctttaaacaatttaaatcaatattttttattattattatgttgccaaaaatatacagaatgaaaaatactagtaatactatagtgtttttgaaccatactatagtaaattgtagtatgtatatattatagtatttacaacactttgttaatgaatgctacagcatactgtaatattaatgatagtgaactgtaataaatactgtagtatactttagtttttactacagtaaactgtagtatattgtagtataatatatcctatagttgtagaaaatgTAGTACAGTATTAGGTGAAGTAATtgctgttgtgtgtttgtgtgttttggttttgtttttttaatatttcagttttggTTTTATCCATATTTTTTGTTTCAGTGCACattgaaatattgaaaaaatgctaaaagaaaagaaaagaaaagaaaaaaaggcaaaTTTGATTCGGGAAGCACTAAAATacctttaaacaatttaaatcaatatttttattattatttaaaaaactatgttgccaaaaatatacagaatgaaaataatttatagcaaatactgtagtgtttttgaaccttactgtagtaaattgtagtatactgtatatattatagtatttacaacactttgttaatgaaggCTACAGCATACTGTAATATTATTGATAGTGAACTGATATGTATTTCCGTTttgctgttgtgtgtgtgtgtgtgtttgttttgttttttaatatttttttaatatttcagttttggttttctccatatttttgaaaaaaatgctaaaaaaaaacacacactaaaatagcttaaacaatttaaatcaatatttattattattattattattattattattattattatgttgccAAAAATATACAGAATGAAAAATACTAGTAATAGTGTTTTttaaccatactatagtaaattgtagtatactgtatatattatagtatttacaacactttgttaatgaatgctacagcaaactgtagtattaactaactgataaactgtaataaatactgtagtatactttagtttttactacagtaaactatagtgtgtatattgtagtataatataaatTGTAGAAAActacagtattgggtaaaggaatttgtttatattactatagttgttaaattatcacagcaactatagaattaccacaacaaattaattcaactactttagtatggttcaaaaacactatagtatttactataaagtCCTATAGTTTTTTCATGTGGGACACagcaaaataatataaatataacaaataatttataaatagaAACATGTCCAAACATATATCTTCGAGTTTTCAAGGAAAATGTAGaatgaaaattaaataatgtaatttctaGGTGGCGCCACTTATTTTTCCCGcgaacttttttctttttgtcgcGTGTGAATGTTCAGCTTCCGCCTGGCAGCGGTCCTTCCGGTTTGGACGCCATTAGCAAAACGCAGGTATGAATCGCCGGAGAATCACAAGCATTAAAATCCTATTAATATCTAACACATCGCATCTCAAATCATCACAAAAGCGCACGCGTTTGTAAATATAAACTATCTGAAGTGATTTCCAGCGATTATTGGGAACAATTACcctgatgtttgtgtgttttggagGGTTTCTCTCAAGAGTAGATGCTCTGATGTGATTCTCAAACACTCGTTATAAATGAGCTGTAACTTCAAGCTTCACGTGTATAAATGTTAACTGTATTCTTCCTAATCATGAAATTATGGTATTTAATGACTTTGATCTCTCGTAAAGACCACTAATGTCTGATCCATAAGCACACATGCAGCTTGTGACAGAGTTTTCTTGTGTACTTAATCACTTTTGCTCTCCTCAGAGATGGCCATCAGGTATCCTATGGCGGTTGGTCTTAACAAAGGCCATCCAGTCACCAAAAACGTTACGAAGCCCAAGCACAGCCGCAGGAGAGGGGTGAGTCCACGTTTGACACTCTCGGATTGTTTTGGATAGTTAAAATCATCGATCGTTAATCTGTGAACTGTCAGTGTCCCTGTAGAGCActttaatctttttatttttctgtcacACATTTCAATTCAAAAGCTTAACCGCTCAAAATTATTTCTGTGAAACCGTTTTAAAATTGACGGTTGGGTTGCGATGGAAACGGTACTTATAGCGCGTGCTCAATTTTTGTGGCGATAACTATAAATTTGGAAGATAATTTTgaatttctatatttttttttaaaaaaatccaaattatgttgtaaaaatatatattttgtataaaaaataaaaaaaaaagtttacttaaagggttagttaacccaaaaatgaaaatgatcccatgatttactcaccctcaagccatcctagatgtatgtGAACAAAGTCTCTTTAAAGggacactccactttttttgaaaataggctcattttccaactcccctagagttaaacagttgagttttactgttttcaaatccattcagccgatctccgggtctggcggtaccacttttagcatagcttagcatagttcattgaatctgattagaccgttagcatctcgctcaaaaatgactaAAGAGATTCGATGTTTtacctatttaaaacttgactcttttgtagttacattgtgtactaagatcgatggaaaaatgaaaaattgcgattttctaggccgatgtggctaggaactatactctaataaataatcataatcgtaatatcattgcgcctgctgcactcatggtacggcagcaaagttcttTGATTATTACGCTGGAAtgagttcctagccatatcggcctagaaaatcacaacttttctttttccgtcggtcttagtacacgatgtaagaagagtcaagttttaaataggtaaaacatcgaaactctttggtcatttttgagcgagatgctaacggtctaatcagattcaatgaactatgctaagctatgctaaaagtggtaccgccagacccggagatcggctgaatggatttgaaaacagtaaaactcaactgtttaactctaggggagttggaaaatgagcctattttcaaaaaaaaaaaaaaagtggagtgttcctttaagacaTTTgatgtgactttcttctttcagatgaacacaatcggagatgtatttaaaaataatcttagtcctccaaggtttataacaGTTGTGAATGGAGGGgcacattttgaagcaaaacaaaatgcatgcaTCCATAAAAAGATGAATCCATGCGACTccaggaggttaataaaggccttcctTACGCATTCGACGTACGTCCAAAAAGCGCTAACTTCCACAACGTAGTACATAATGACATGACGTGCAACGTGTTATAACATAGGACAGAGCGTATTATGTCATGTCACTGTGTACGTTGTGGAAGTTAGTGCTTTTTGGACGCATGTCGAATGCGTATTGCTGTTGCACCGGAAGctcattatttcactttataaagttttaaataaggatacttgttttacacaaacgcatcaattcgcttcagaaggcctactggagtcgtatggattacttttttatggatggatgcattatttttggcttcaaaacgcCCCCACATTTACAACTATTTTAAACCTTTGAGGACTgagaatatttttaaacatatctCTGAATGTGTTCGTCCTGAGGAAGATAGTCAtgtacatctaggatggcttgagggtgagtaaatcatggtcatttttgggtgaactatccctttaagtatgtTTGCTTTACAGTTAACTATCATTTTTAAGTGCTTTCAATCTGCAATCTTAAAACCGTTTAAGTTCATATTTATGCTCTGgttacctttttatttatattgctGATTGGTTTTACACTCATTTTGATGAATTTCTCCCACCATGCACTTATCAGTATATCAGTATAATAATTTTAACGTAACATTTTCTTGCGTTTCAGCGTCTGACCAAGCACACCAAGTTTGTGCGTGACATGATCCGTGAGGTGTGCGGTTTCGCTCCCTACGAGAGGCGTGCCATGGAGCTGCTTAAGGTGTCCAAGGACAAACGTGCCCTCAAGTTCATCAAGAAAAGGGTATGTCGATGGTCCCCATCCGTGTTTGTTCAACACTGCTTATTCGGCGCTAGCAGGATTTTCTGGAACATTTGCTCTTTTTCCACCACTCATTGTGCTTAATTTTTCTCATTTCTC
This genomic stretch from Megalobrama amblycephala isolate DHTTF-2021 linkage group LG2, ASM1881202v1, whole genome shotgun sequence harbors:
- the rpl36 gene encoding 60S ribosomal protein L36, with product MAIRYPMAVGLNKGHPVTKNVTKPKHSRRRGRLTKHTKFVRDMIREVCGFAPYERRAMELLKVSKDKRALKFIKKRVGTHIRAKRKREELSNILAAMRKAAAKKE